In one window of Frigoriglobus tundricola DNA:
- a CDS encoding AMP-binding protein, translated as MPSLNVASHLARMAAAHPAQVAVHAPRGRVSPDGPTGHRAITFAELNADADAIAHGLHAAGIGRGTRTALMVPPSPDFFALTFALFKVGAVPVLIDPGMGVRNLGTCLAEAGPDAFVGIAKAHAARRVLGWAKRTVRTTVNVGRWRFACDTSLARLRAAGRGRGAYPIPEPTADESAAVLFTSGSTGPAKGVVYTHGIFAAQVELLKSTYGIAPGEIDLCTFPLFALFGPALGMTCVIPDMDASRPARIDPRKAVAQIRQFGVTNLFGSPAVIRRLGEMAEEPTPPSPLPKGKGGEDLRNSVAPAESGGASRAVTPFPSGRGAGGGGPLSTLRRVISAGAAASAASIERFVRLLPDGVEVFTPYGATEALPVANIGSREILAETRFLTEQGRGVCVGRPVGGVEVRVIRISDEPIAEWADSLLAPPGEVGEFVVRGPVVTRQYYNRPDATKLAKIHDPITGDVYHRMGDVGYLDDRGRLWFCGRKSHRVVTPHGTLFTDMVEPIFNTVPGVARTALVGVRRSGVMHPVICVEFDGPITPRAKSGRFSALEPRLRETGRRGNQTRGITTFLEHPKFPVDVRHNSKIFREKLAVWADEQLGPKWTPEVEA; from the coding sequence GTGCCTTCCCTCAACGTCGCTTCGCACCTCGCGCGGATGGCGGCCGCGCACCCGGCCCAGGTGGCGGTTCACGCCCCCCGCGGGCGCGTGAGCCCCGACGGCCCCACCGGCCACCGCGCGATCACCTTCGCCGAACTGAACGCCGACGCCGACGCCATCGCCCACGGGCTCCACGCGGCCGGGATCGGGCGCGGGACCCGAACGGCGCTCATGGTGCCCCCGTCGCCGGACTTCTTCGCGCTCACCTTCGCGCTGTTCAAGGTCGGCGCGGTGCCGGTGCTGATCGATCCCGGTATGGGGGTGAGGAACCTCGGTACGTGTCTCGCGGAGGCGGGTCCGGACGCGTTCGTCGGCATCGCCAAGGCCCACGCCGCGCGCCGCGTGCTCGGCTGGGCGAAGCGGACGGTGCGCACGACGGTGAACGTCGGCCGGTGGCGGTTCGCCTGCGACACCTCGCTCGCGCGGCTGCGGGCCGCCGGCCGCGGCCGGGGCGCGTACCCGATCCCCGAACCGACCGCGGACGAGTCGGCCGCGGTCCTATTCACGAGCGGCAGCACGGGCCCCGCGAAGGGCGTTGTGTACACGCACGGCATCTTCGCCGCCCAGGTGGAGTTGCTGAAATCGACCTACGGCATTGCTCCGGGCGAGATCGACCTCTGCACGTTCCCGTTGTTCGCGCTGTTCGGGCCGGCGCTGGGCATGACGTGCGTGATCCCGGACATGGACGCGAGCCGGCCGGCGCGGATCGACCCGCGGAAGGCCGTGGCACAGATCCGCCAGTTCGGGGTGACGAACCTGTTCGGCTCGCCGGCGGTGATCCGGCGGTTGGGGGAGATGGCAGAAGAACCTACCCCCCCATCCCCCCTCCCTAAAGGGAAGGGGGGGGAAGACCTTCGGAACTCCGTTGCCCCTGCGGAATCGGGTGGGGCATCGCGCGCCGTCACCCCCTTCCCTTCAGGGAGGGGGGCCGGGGGGGGAGGTCCGCTTTCCACCCTCCGCCGCGTCATCTCCGCGGGCGCCGCGGCTTCCGCGGCCTCAATCGAACGGTTCGTTCGGCTCCTTCCCGACGGCGTGGAGGTGTTCACGCCGTATGGCGCGACCGAAGCGCTCCCCGTTGCGAACATCGGCAGCCGCGAGATCCTCGCCGAAACGCGGTTCCTCACCGAGCAGGGGAGGGGCGTGTGCGTCGGGCGGCCCGTCGGGGGTGTGGAGGTGCGCGTCATACGAATCAGCGACGAACCGATCGCGGAATGGGCCGATTCGTTGCTCGCCCCCCCGGGCGAGGTCGGTGAGTTCGTCGTTCGCGGGCCGGTCGTCACGCGGCAGTACTACAACCGGCCCGACGCGACCAAACTCGCAAAGATTCACGATCCAATCACAGGTGATGTGTACCACCGCATGGGTGATGTGGGGTATCTTGACGACCGCGGGCGGCTCTGGTTCTGCGGCCGGAAGTCGCACCGCGTCGTCACCCCGCACGGCACACTGTTCACGGACATGGTCGAACCGATCTTCAACACGGTGCCCGGAGTAGCACGAACGGCCCTTGTGGGCGTTCGGCGAAGCGGCGTGATGCATCCGGTGATCTGCGTTGAGTTCGATGGCCCGATTACACCGCGGGCGAAGAGCGGGCGGTTCTCGGCCCTTGAACCCCGCTTGCGCGAGACCGGCCGGCGCGGGAACCAGACGCGCGGCATCACCACGTTCCTCGAACACCCCAAGTTTCCCGTGGACGTGCGGCACAACTCGAAGATCTTCCGCGAGAAGCTGGCCGTGTGGGCGGACGAGCAACTCGGCCCGAAGTGGACCCCGGAGGTTGAAGCGTGA
- a CDS encoding HU family DNA-binding protein: MTTPELSKALGTEDAARKVFDTVAEVLMTQKRVEIDGFGAFEVFERKARIARNPRTGARLDVPAKRAVKFKPANALKRRAEQLPDAPGRA, translated from the coding sequence ATGACCACACCCGAACTGAGCAAGGCGCTCGGCACCGAAGACGCGGCGAGGAAGGTCTTCGATACGGTCGCTGAAGTACTGATGACGCAGAAGCGGGTAGAGATCGACGGGTTCGGTGCGTTCGAGGTGTTCGAGCGAAAGGCTCGCATCGCACGGAATCCGCGGACGGGCGCCCGGCTCGACGTTCCCGCAAAACGAGCCGTGAAGTTCAAGCCGGCCAACGCGTTGAAGCGGCGAGCCGAACAACTTCCCGACGCGCCGGGCCGAGCGTGA
- a CDS encoding 3-oxoacyl-ACP synthase III, with translation MNYNRVHLEAIGYELPPVVVSTAELEARLAPVYQALKMAPGQLELLTGINERRWWEPGYRLSLGAAAAAKKALAAADMSAADIDVLIYAGVCRENFEPATACAVAHELNINPNAAVFDLSNACLGVLNGIVEIANKIELGQAKAGLVVSAETAREINENVIDRMVRTKSVELFRESVATLTGGSGAVAVLVVSEELSRGKRRKLLGGVTQNAPQYNTLCRWGLQSILPAAVGTVERVLGHNAAGLVQKGVDNATGLVQKGVDLGLRHVMIPFMETHAGEVLKYGVELGNRTWQKFLTKFGWRTDQLDKVICHQVGAGHRDAVLKAIGVPREKEFSTFEYLGNVGTVSLPITAAIAEEREFLQPGDRVGFLGIGSGLNCLMLGLEW, from the coding sequence ATGAACTACAACCGCGTCCACCTCGAAGCGATCGGGTACGAACTCCCGCCGGTGGTGGTGTCCACCGCCGAACTGGAGGCGCGCCTCGCGCCCGTGTACCAGGCGCTCAAGATGGCGCCGGGGCAACTGGAACTGCTCACCGGCATCAACGAGCGGCGGTGGTGGGAGCCGGGCTACCGGCTCTCGCTCGGCGCCGCGGCGGCCGCGAAAAAGGCGCTCGCCGCCGCCGACATGTCGGCCGCCGACATCGACGTGCTCATCTACGCCGGCGTGTGCCGCGAGAACTTCGAGCCGGCCACGGCGTGCGCCGTCGCCCACGAGCTGAACATCAACCCGAACGCGGCCGTCTTCGACCTGTCGAACGCCTGCCTCGGCGTGCTCAACGGCATCGTCGAGATCGCGAACAAGATCGAACTCGGGCAGGCCAAGGCCGGCCTAGTGGTGTCCGCCGAGACCGCCCGCGAGATCAACGAGAACGTCATCGACCGCATGGTGCGGACGAAGTCGGTCGAACTGTTCCGCGAGAGCGTGGCGACGCTGACCGGCGGTTCGGGCGCCGTGGCGGTGCTGGTGGTGAGCGAGGAGCTGTCCCGCGGGAAGCGGCGGAAGCTGCTCGGCGGCGTCACCCAGAACGCCCCGCAGTACAACACGCTGTGCCGGTGGGGGCTCCAGTCCATCCTGCCGGCGGCGGTCGGCACGGTGGAGCGCGTCCTCGGCCACAACGCCGCGGGGCTGGTGCAGAAGGGCGTCGATAACGCCACCGGGCTGGTTCAGAAGGGCGTCGATCTCGGCCTGCGGCACGTGATGATCCCCTTCATGGAGACGCACGCCGGCGAGGTGCTCAAGTACGGTGTCGAACTCGGCAACCGCACCTGGCAGAAGTTTCTCACCAAGTTCGGCTGGCGCACGGACCAGCTCGACAAGGTGATCTGCCACCAGGTCGGTGCCGGCCACCGGGACGCGGTGCTGAAAGCGATCGGCGTGCCGCGGGAAAAAGAGTTCAGCACGTTCGAGTACCTGGGCAACGTCGGCACGGTGTCGCTGCCCATCACCGCGGCCATCGCGGAGGAACGCGAGTTCCTCCAGCCGGGCGACCGCGTGGGCTTCCTCGGCATCGGCAGCGGGCTGAACTGCCTGATGCTCGGCCTGGAGTGGTGA
- a CDS encoding NAD-dependent epimerase/dehydratase family protein, with translation MKALVTGGGGFLGGAVVRLLRQRGDSVRSFTRSRYPWLDEFGVEQTLGDLAQLTDVERAVSGCDVVFHVAAKAGVWGRYSAFFDTNVTGTLSVVAACKKHGVRRLVYTSTPSVVHAGKDVEGANEALPYPAHFEAAYSETKAKAEKAVLAANGPDLATVSLRPHLIFGPGDPHLVPRIIDSARKGKLRRVGSRPVKVDVTYVDNAAQAHLDAADRLDIGTAPAGKAYFISNGEPVELWPFLDRILAEAGAPPVTRRVSAWKAKLAGRVLEYVYWLLPLPGEPPMTRFVASQLSTSHWYDISAARRDLGYEPTVTVEEGLKRLGERLRVG, from the coding sequence GTGAAGGCGCTGGTGACCGGCGGCGGCGGGTTCCTCGGCGGGGCGGTCGTCCGGCTGCTCCGTCAGCGGGGCGACTCCGTGCGCTCGTTCACCCGCTCGCGGTACCCCTGGCTGGACGAATTCGGGGTCGAGCAGACCCTCGGCGACCTCGCGCAACTCACCGACGTCGAACGGGCCGTGAGCGGGTGCGACGTCGTGTTCCACGTGGCGGCGAAGGCCGGCGTGTGGGGCCGGTACTCCGCCTTCTTCGACACGAACGTGACCGGCACACTAAGCGTCGTTGCCGCGTGCAAAAAGCACGGCGTCCGGCGGCTGGTGTACACGTCCACGCCGAGCGTCGTCCACGCCGGCAAGGACGTCGAGGGCGCGAACGAGGCGCTGCCGTACCCGGCGCACTTCGAGGCGGCGTATTCGGAGACGAAGGCGAAGGCCGAAAAGGCCGTGCTCGCCGCCAACGGCCCGGACCTCGCGACCGTCTCGCTCCGCCCGCACCTGATCTTCGGTCCGGGCGACCCGCATTTGGTTCCGCGCATCATCGACAGCGCCCGCAAGGGCAAGCTCCGGCGGGTCGGCTCCCGGCCGGTGAAGGTCGATGTCACGTACGTCGACAACGCCGCGCAGGCGCACCTGGATGCGGCCGACCGGCTCGACATCGGCACCGCGCCCGCGGGCAAGGCGTACTTCATCTCCAACGGCGAGCCGGTCGAATTGTGGCCGTTCCTCGACCGCATTCTCGCGGAAGCCGGCGCGCCCCCCGTCACGAGGCGCGTGTCGGCGTGGAAAGCGAAACTCGCCGGGCGCGTCCTCGAATACGTGTACTGGCTGCTCCCGCTGCCGGGCGAACCGCCGATGACGCGGTTCGTCGCGAGCCAGCTCTCCACGTCGCACTGGTACGACATCTCGGCCGCGCGCCGCGACCTGGGCTACGAACCGACGGTGACGGTTGAGGAAGGGCTGAAGAGGTTGGGCGAGCGGTTACGGGTGGGATGA
- a CDS encoding alpha/beta fold hydrolase: protein MSNTPASDAPPPLRTTRLPAADEAAPFPNPAPDLYPFTPRVAARRGLRMSYLDEGRGDPVVMLHGNPTWSFYYRNLVLALRESYRCIVPDHIGCGLSDKPSPSEYDYSLKHRIDDLEWLLEERGLTKDLTLVLHDWGGMIGMGFAARHPDRIKRIVASNTGAFPLPPGKRFPRSLWLGRNTRLGAWLITRRNAFCEYAAKWCVTRKPLPAEVRAAYLAPYDTPAHRVAVLKFVQTIPLKPGDDGFDIVSGTAAALDRFRTTPTLLLWGMKDFVFDGHFLEEWKRHFPHAEVHTWPDCGHYLLDDAGELAIMRVWEFLQRHPIQDAP, encoded by the coding sequence ATGAGCAACACCCCGGCCTCCGACGCGCCTCCGCCCCTTCGCACCACCCGCCTCCCGGCCGCCGACGAAGCGGCACCGTTTCCGAACCCCGCGCCGGACCTGTACCCGTTCACGCCGCGGGTCGCGGCGCGGCGCGGGCTCCGCATGAGCTACCTGGACGAGGGCCGGGGCGACCCCGTCGTGATGCTGCACGGCAACCCGACGTGGAGCTTCTACTACCGCAACCTGGTCCTCGCGCTCCGCGAGTCGTACCGCTGCATCGTGCCCGATCACATCGGCTGCGGCCTCTCGGACAAGCCGTCGCCGAGTGAGTACGACTACTCGCTGAAGCACCGCATCGACGACCTCGAATGGCTCCTCGAAGAGCGCGGGCTGACCAAGGACCTCACGCTCGTCCTGCACGACTGGGGCGGGATGATCGGCATGGGCTTCGCGGCCCGGCACCCCGACCGCATCAAGCGCATCGTCGCGAGCAACACCGGCGCGTTCCCGCTGCCGCCCGGCAAGCGGTTCCCGCGGTCGCTGTGGCTCGGCCGCAACACGCGGCTCGGGGCGTGGCTCATCACCCGGCGCAACGCGTTCTGCGAATACGCCGCGAAGTGGTGCGTGACCCGCAAGCCGCTCCCGGCCGAGGTGAGGGCGGCGTACCTCGCCCCGTATGACACCCCGGCCCACCGCGTCGCAGTGCTGAAGTTCGTGCAGACGATCCCGCTGAAGCCGGGTGACGACGGGTTCGACATCGTCAGCGGCACCGCGGCGGCTCTGGACCGGTTCCGCACCACGCCGACGCTCCTGCTGTGGGGGATGAAGGACTTCGTGTTCGACGGCCACTTCCTCGAGGAGTGGAAGCGGCACTTCCCCCACGCCGAGGTTCACACCTGGCCGGACTGCGGCCACTACCTTCTGGACGACGCCGGCGAACTCGCCATCATGCGCGTGTGGGAGTTTTTGCAGCGGCACCCAATTCAGGACGCGCCATGA
- a CDS encoding PAS domain-containing hybrid sensor histidine kinase/response regulator, which translates to MADAPTEPAPYPDFRVLFESAPGLCLVLDPDLVIVAASDAYLRATMTARERIVGRHIFDAFPDNPDDPAATGVRNLRASLARVLAHGAADAMAVQKYDVRRPAAEGGAFEERYWSPVNSPVLGPGGAVAYIIHRVEDVTEFVRLRHRGAEQEARTERMEAEVYQRALHLEDSNRRLREANDELTRLRADLERRVEERTALLAATNAALRAEVAEHERTERLLYQQREKLRVTLASIGDAVVTTDANARVTMLNPVAEALTGWPEADAVGRPLEDVFRIVNQGTRDPVESPVGRALAEGVVVGLANHTVLIARDGTERPIDDSAAPIRDETGAVLGVVLIFRDVTARHAAEETVRSERTLLRTLIDALPDAVWTKDATGRFVISNPAHVAMVGAADEAAVAGRTGSDFHPPELAAEYAADDQRVFAGETVFNKEERVRYADGRERWHLVIKAPLRDRTGQVSGLVGVSRNVQYRKEAEDALRTSEARLRLFIDSARDYAIFMTDPAGVVVTWNPGAERAYGYPAAEAVGLPLERFDVPEGGTTDAPAERLARAAGTGSHQTEGWRVRKDGTRFWAETTTSALRDGALRGFAVIARDMTERRKLEGQFRQAQKLEAVGRLAGGVAHDFNNILTVINGYSDVVLAALPPGAPHREALAAVRDAGERAAGLTSQLLAFGRKTIVEPKVLDLNGVIDQLARLLRRLVGEDVILATALAPDLSRIRADPTQIEQIVMNLAVNARDAMPRGGRLTIETRNVRLGPGDAAAYPDLPPGPYVQLAVSDTGVGMTDEVKARVFEPFFTTKEPGAGTGLGLAMAYGAVKTHNGHITVYSETNVGTTFKILLPATGDAPSGPLSGERRPAPRGAETVLLAEDDDTVRKFARLVLEMQGYAVIEGAGGADALRAATGHSGAISLLITDVVMPGMGGRDLAEALRLRHPGLKVLYVSGYTDDAVVRHGIVAATDAFLQKPFTPLSLARKTRAVLDGTG; encoded by the coding sequence ATGGCAGACGCACCCACCGAGCCGGCCCCGTACCCCGACTTCCGCGTGCTGTTCGAGTCCGCACCGGGGCTGTGCCTCGTTCTCGACCCCGACCTGGTCATCGTCGCGGCCAGCGACGCGTACCTCCGCGCCACCATGACCGCGCGCGAGCGGATCGTGGGGCGGCACATTTTCGACGCGTTTCCCGACAACCCGGACGACCCGGCGGCCACCGGCGTGCGGAACCTCCGCGCCTCGCTCGCCCGCGTCCTGGCCCACGGGGCCGCGGACGCGATGGCCGTGCAGAAGTACGACGTCCGGCGGCCCGCCGCCGAGGGGGGCGCGTTCGAGGAGCGGTACTGGAGCCCGGTCAACTCGCCGGTGCTCGGCCCCGGCGGCGCGGTCGCCTACATCATCCACCGCGTCGAGGACGTGACCGAGTTCGTCCGCCTCCGGCACCGCGGGGCCGAGCAGGAGGCCCGGACCGAGCGGATGGAAGCCGAGGTCTACCAGCGCGCGCTCCACCTCGAGGACTCCAACCGCCGCCTGCGCGAGGCGAACGACGAGCTGACCCGCCTGCGCGCGGACCTCGAGCGCCGGGTCGAAGAGCGGACCGCCCTCCTGGCGGCCACGAACGCCGCGCTGCGGGCGGAAGTGGCCGAGCACGAGCGCACCGAGCGGCTCCTGTACCAGCAGCGCGAGAAGCTCCGGGTGACCCTGGCGAGCATCGGCGACGCGGTCGTGACCACCGACGCGAACGCCCGGGTGACGATGCTCAACCCGGTCGCGGAGGCGCTCACCGGCTGGCCGGAAGCCGACGCCGTCGGGCGGCCCCTCGAGGACGTGTTCCGCATCGTCAACCAGGGCACCCGTGACCCCGTGGAGAGCCCGGTCGGGCGGGCGCTGGCCGAGGGGGTCGTCGTCGGGCTGGCGAACCACACCGTCCTGATCGCGCGGGACGGCACCGAGCGCCCCATCGACGACAGCGCCGCCCCGATCCGGGACGAAACCGGGGCGGTCCTCGGCGTGGTGCTCATCTTCCGCGACGTGACCGCGCGGCACGCCGCCGAGGAGACGGTCCGGAGCGAGCGCACCCTCTTGCGCACGCTCATCGACGCCCTGCCGGACGCCGTCTGGACCAAGGACGCCACCGGGCGGTTCGTGATCTCCAACCCGGCGCACGTCGCGATGGTCGGCGCGGCGGACGAGGCCGCGGTCGCCGGCCGGACCGGGTCCGATTTTCACCCGCCGGAGCTGGCCGCCGAGTACGCCGCGGACGACCAGCGGGTGTTCGCCGGCGAGACCGTGTTCAACAAGGAGGAGCGGGTCCGGTACGCCGACGGGCGGGAGCGGTGGCACCTGGTCATCAAGGCGCCGCTCCGGGACCGCACCGGGCAGGTGTCCGGGCTGGTCGGGGTGAGCCGGAACGTCCAGTACCGGAAAGAGGCCGAGGACGCGCTGCGAACCAGCGAGGCGCGGCTCCGGCTGTTCATCGACTCGGCGCGTGACTACGCCATCTTCATGACCGACCCGGCCGGTGTGGTGGTCACCTGGAACCCGGGCGCCGAGCGGGCCTACGGGTACCCGGCGGCCGAGGCCGTCGGGCTGCCCCTGGAGCGGTTCGACGTGCCCGAAGGGGGCACGACCGACGCCCCGGCCGAGCGCCTGGCGCGGGCGGCCGGGACCGGCAGCCACCAGACCGAGGGGTGGCGCGTGCGGAAGGACGGCACCCGGTTCTGGGCCGAAACCACGACCAGCGCCCTGCGGGACGGCGCGCTGCGTGGGTTCGCCGTGATCGCCCGCGACATGACCGAGCGGCGCAAACTGGAGGGGCAGTTTCGCCAGGCGCAGAAGCTGGAGGCCGTCGGCCGGCTGGCGGGCGGGGTGGCCCACGACTTCAACAACATCCTCACCGTCATCAACGGGTACTCGGACGTGGTGCTCGCCGCGCTGCCGCCGGGCGCCCCGCACCGGGAGGCGCTGGCCGCCGTCCGGGACGCCGGCGAGCGGGCCGCCGGGCTCACCAGCCAGCTCCTCGCGTTCGGCCGCAAGACCATCGTCGAGCCCAAGGTGCTCGACCTGAACGGGGTGATCGACCAGCTGGCGCGGCTGCTCCGCCGGCTCGTGGGCGAGGACGTGATCCTGGCGACCGCACTGGCCCCCGACCTGTCCCGCATCAGGGCCGACCCCACGCAGATCGAACAGATCGTCATGAACCTCGCGGTCAACGCCCGCGACGCGATGCCGCGGGGCGGCCGGTTGACGATCGAGACGCGCAACGTCCGGCTCGGCCCCGGCGACGCCGCCGCGTACCCCGATCTGCCCCCCGGGCCCTACGTCCAGCTCGCGGTCTCGGACACCGGGGTCGGGATGACCGACGAGGTGAAGGCGCGCGTGTTCGAGCCGTTCTTCACCACCAAGGAGCCGGGCGCGGGCACCGGGCTGGGGCTGGCGATGGCCTACGGGGCGGTGAAAACGCACAACGGGCACATCACCGTGTACAGCGAAACGAACGTCGGGACGACGTTCAAGATCCTGCTCCCCGCCACCGGGGACGCGCCCAGCGGACCGCTCTCGGGCGAGCGCCGACCGGCCCCGCGCGGGGCGGAGACGGTGCTGCTCGCCGAGGACGACGACACGGTGCGCAAGTTCGCCCGGCTCGTTCTGGAGATGCAGGGGTACGCGGTCATCGAAGGGGCCGGCGGGGCCGACGCGCTGCGGGCCGCGACCGGCCATTCCGGGGCGATCAGCCTGCTGATCACGGACGTGGTGATGCCGGGCATGGGCGGGCGCGACCTGGCCGAAGCGCTCCGGCTCCGCCACCCGGGACTGAAAGTGCTGTACGTCAGCGGCTACACGGACGACGCCGTAGTGCGGCACGGCATCGTGGCGGCGACCGACGCCTTCCTCCAGAAGCCGTTCACCCCGCTGTCGCTGGCCCGGAAGACCCGCGCCGTCCTCGACGGCACCGGGTGA
- a CDS encoding beta-ketoacyl synthase N-terminal-like domain-containing protein, protein MTERVAIVSLAGRFPGAGADLGRFWDHIAGAVDGSREVPPGRWRLPPERCSDPRIANPDTVYSARGYYLDPFDPDLTGLDLEHGLVGALDPLFHLVLDVGNRAWRGAKTDAVDRTRVGVVLGNICLPTDSANAICRAVLGPKLGLPSEPVPHPLNRYVAGLPAGLLAKGLKLGGGSFTLDAACASSLYAIKLACDELLAGRADAMLAGGASRPDCQYTQMGFAQLRALAPSGRCAPFDTRADGLVVGEGAGVFVLKRLSDALKHGDTVHAVVAGAGLSNDMHGNLLAPAKEGQLRAMRAAYARAGWRPQDADLIECHATGTPVGDAVEFDSLRELWGDSGWEPGRCAIGSVKSTVGHLLTGAGAAALTKVLLALKAETLPPQANFAEPASGLRYANGPFRVLTRAEPWARRAPLDPRRAAVSGFGFGGVNAHLLIEEWTGVPQKPAPRGDTGPVPRLATPEQVWAAPVGRGPGGADPIAVVGVAAHVGPWADARALQEHLLSGETSRPVPKANGWALAHAPCPPGFYIDELKLPIDRFRIPPKEIAETLPQQLLALQVAAAALDDAGRADPETAPAGDAPTTGVFLGLGLDPNTTNFHLRWSVIAAGADPATAGPPLTANRTMGALGSIAASRVARAFHFGGPSHTVCSEDGSGARAVELGVRALRAHELDRVLVGGVDLAGDPRLVLPGAVRLPGEGAVVLVLKRLADAERAGDRVYAVIRGVGVAADPKTALKRAAADAAAPVASAVPFEAVSDVGRRAPRPVRCRS, encoded by the coding sequence ATGACCGAACGTGTTGCGATCGTGTCGCTCGCCGGCCGCTTCCCCGGCGCCGGTGCCGACCTGGGCCGGTTCTGGGACCACATCGCCGGCGCCGTGGACGGTTCGCGCGAGGTCCCGCCGGGCCGCTGGAGGCTGCCCCCCGAGCGCTGCTCCGATCCGCGCATCGCCAACCCGGACACCGTTTATTCCGCGCGCGGTTATTACCTCGATCCGTTCGACCCGGACCTCACCGGCCTCGACCTCGAACACGGTCTGGTCGGGGCCCTCGACCCGCTCTTTCACCTCGTTCTCGATGTCGGCAACCGCGCCTGGCGCGGGGCGAAGACCGATGCGGTGGACCGCACGCGCGTCGGCGTCGTCCTCGGCAACATCTGCCTGCCCACCGACAGTGCCAACGCCATCTGCCGCGCGGTTCTCGGCCCCAAACTCGGCCTGCCGTCCGAGCCGGTGCCGCACCCGCTCAACCGGTACGTCGCCGGGCTCCCGGCGGGGCTCCTGGCCAAAGGGTTGAAGCTCGGCGGCGGGAGCTTCACGCTGGACGCGGCGTGCGCGTCGTCGCTGTACGCGATCAAACTCGCGTGCGACGAACTGCTCGCCGGTCGGGCCGACGCGATGCTCGCCGGCGGCGCCTCCCGGCCCGATTGTCAGTACACGCAGATGGGCTTCGCCCAGCTCCGCGCGCTGGCCCCGAGCGGCCGGTGCGCGCCGTTCGACACGCGCGCCGACGGCCTCGTCGTGGGCGAGGGCGCCGGCGTGTTCGTGCTGAAGCGGCTCAGCGACGCGCTCAAGCACGGCGACACGGTCCACGCCGTCGTCGCGGGCGCTGGGCTGTCGAACGACATGCACGGCAACTTGCTGGCCCCGGCGAAGGAGGGGCAGCTCCGCGCGATGCGGGCCGCTTACGCCCGCGCCGGGTGGCGGCCGCAGGACGCGGACCTGATCGAGTGCCACGCGACGGGCACCCCGGTCGGCGACGCGGTCGAGTTCGACAGCTTGAGGGAACTGTGGGGCGATTCGGGGTGGGAACCCGGGCGGTGCGCGATCGGGTCGGTGAAGTCCACGGTCGGGCACCTGCTGACCGGGGCCGGGGCGGCGGCGCTGACGAAAGTGCTGCTCGCGCTGAAGGCGGAAACGCTCCCGCCGCAGGCGAATTTCGCCGAACCCGCTTCCGGCTTGAGGTACGCCAACGGCCCGTTCCGTGTTCTCACGCGCGCCGAACCGTGGGCCCGGCGGGCGCCGCTCGACCCGCGCCGCGCGGCCGTCAGCGGGTTCGGTTTCGGAGGGGTGAACGCCCACCTGTTGATCGAGGAGTGGACGGGGGTTCCGCAAAAGCCGGCCCCGCGCGGGGACACCGGTCCGGTGCCGAGGCTGGCGACCCCGGAGCAGGTCTGGGCGGCACCGGTGGGGCGGGGGCCGGGCGGCGCGGACCCGATCGCCGTCGTGGGCGTGGCCGCTCACGTCGGCCCCTGGGCCGACGCCCGCGCCCTTCAGGAGCACCTGCTCTCCGGCGAGACCTCGCGCCCGGTACCGAAGGCGAACGGCTGGGCACTGGCGCACGCCCCGTGCCCGCCCGGCTTCTACATCGACGAGCTGAAATTACCCATCGACCGCTTCCGCATCCCGCCGAAGGAAATTGCGGAAACGCTGCCGCAGCAGTTGCTCGCGCTCCAGGTCGCCGCCGCGGCGCTGGACGACGCCGGGCGGGCGGACCCCGAGACCGCGCCCGCGGGCGACGCGCCGACAACGGGCGTGTTTCTCGGTCTCGGCCTGGACCCGAACACGACGAATTTTCACCTCCGCTGGAGCGTGATCGCGGCCGGCGCCGACCCCGCCACCGCCGGCCCGCCGCTGACCGCGAACCGCACGATGGGCGCGCTCGGGAGCATCGCGGCCAGCCGCGTGGCGCGGGCCTTCCACTTCGGCGGACCGAGCCACACGGTCTGTAGTGAGGACGGCTCCGGGGCGCGGGCGGTCGAACTCGGCGTCCGCGCGCTCCGCGCGCACGAACTGGACCGCGTACTCGTTGGCGGCGTGGACCTCGCGGGCGATCCGCGGTTGGTGCTGCCGGGCGCCGTGCGGCTCCCCGGCGAAGGTGCGGTGGTACTCGTGCTGAAGCGGCTGGCCGACGCCGAGCGCGCCGGTGACCGCGTGTACGCGGTCATACGCGGTGTGGGCGTTGCAGCGGACCCGAAGACCGCGCTGAAACGGGCCGCCGCGGACGCGGCCGCACCGGTCGCGTCCGCGGTCCCGTTCGAAGCGGTGTCGGACGTGGGGCGGCGGGCGCCGCGTCCGGTGCGGTGTCGCTCCTGA